The following are encoded in a window of Chloroflexota bacterium genomic DNA:
- a CDS encoding MFS transporter — translation MAQTTAAPRPLSVQVDNRLLVLIAVVAGHAVKHVFNAGSMLILPELKSTLGVSNTSIGLLTTTRSVFGGLINLPAGFVSDRYSGRWAAVLALTLIGVGGSMFLVGISTAFWMAVVSMTLLSMAITFWHPPALAALSVRYPDKRGFAVAMHGTGGSIGEAVGPILTGFLIGFLAWQTVLQLSLIPAILMGVGTYLLLKSIPSLSAETTTRGYFGGVRAALSNPRLLLVLATTACFSGSQIGIMSFLPIYAREDLAMSTTATGALVSLLQVAGIGSQPLLGYLSDLFGRRVVLAIGFAGLTIGTLGLFTAGSGPAFFVAVAFTGLFLFPMMAILLAAAMDVVGSVVQGTTVSFVFGVSIVLAAISGWISGRVADTYGVEFVFLYAAIPAAVAFLLTVAGSRMKDNRSTVASEA, via the coding sequence ATGGCCCAGACCACCGCCGCCCCCCGTCCGCTGAGCGTCCAGGTCGACAATCGCCTGCTCGTGCTCATTGCCGTGGTGGCAGGTCACGCCGTCAAGCACGTCTTCAACGCCGGCTCCATGCTCATCCTGCCCGAGCTCAAGTCCACCCTCGGCGTCTCCAACACCAGCATCGGTCTGCTCACGACTACGCGCAGCGTCTTCGGCGGCCTGATCAACCTCCCCGCCGGCTTCGTGTCTGACCGCTATTCCGGCAGATGGGCTGCCGTGCTCGCCCTGACGCTGATAGGTGTCGGCGGCTCCATGTTCCTCGTCGGTATTTCGACCGCCTTCTGGATGGCCGTCGTCTCCATGACCCTCCTCAGCATGGCCATCACCTTCTGGCACCCGCCCGCCCTCGCCGCCCTCTCCGTCCGCTACCCTGATAAGCGCGGCTTCGCCGTCGCCATGCACGGCACCGGCGGCAGCATCGGCGAGGCCGTCGGCCCCATCCTGACCGGTTTCCTCATCGGTTTCCTCGCCTGGCAGACCGTCCTGCAACTCAGCCTGATCCCCGCCATCCTCATGGGCGTCGGCACCTACCTGCTGCTCAAGTCCATCCCGTCCCTGTCTGCGGAGACCACGACCAGGGGCTACTTCGGTGGTGTGAGGGCCGCCCTGAGCAATCCGCGGTTGCTGCTCGTGCTCGCGACGACCGCCTGCTTCAGCGGCTCGCAGATTGGCATCATGAGCTTCCTCCCCATCTACGCCCGCGAGGACCTGGCAATGTCCACGACCGCCACCGGCGCTCTCGTCTCCCTGCTGCAGGTCGCCGGCATCGGCTCCCAGCCCCTCCTCGGCTACCTCTCCGACCTCTTTGGTCGCCGAGTGGTGCTCGCCATCGGCTTCGCGGGGCTCACCATTGGGACCCTCGGGCTCTTCACCGCTGGCAGTGGCCCCGCCTTCTTCGTCGCCGTAGCCTTCACCGGCCTCTTCCTCTTCCCCATGATGGCAATCCTGCTCGCCGCCGCCATGGACGTCGTCGGCAGCGTGGTGCAGGGCACGACGGTCTCCTTCGTCTTCGGCGTGTCCATCGTCCTCGCCGCCATCTCCGGCTGGATTTCCGGTCGCGTGGCCGACACCTACGGCGTGGAGTTCGTCTTCCTGTACGCGGCGATTCCCGCGGCGGTCGCCTTCCTGCTCACCGTCGCCGGCAGCCGGATGAAGGACAACCGGTCTACCGTCGCCTCCGAGGCCTAG
- a CDS encoding DUF971 domain-containing protein produces MPHPRDESPQPAPVGGAKPTPASVDIGDDAITIVWNDGHRCVYPHRYLRLRCHCATCVGEGMGRHAIDPNTVPEDVVALEYMPVGRYALQFLWSDGHYTGIYPFDALRESCP; encoded by the coding sequence ATGCCGCACCCCCGCGACGAGTCCCCGCAGCCCGCTCCCGTCGGCGGCGCGAAGCCCACCCCCGCCAGCGTCGACATCGGCGACGACGCCATCACCATCGTCTGGAACGACGGCCACCGGTGCGTCTACCCCCACCGCTACCTGCGGCTGCGCTGCCACTGCGCCACCTGCGTCGGCGAGGGCATGGGCAGGCACGCCATCGACCCAAACACCGTCCCCGAGGACGTCGTCGCCCTCGAGTACATGCCCGTCGGCCGCTACGCCCTCCAGTTTCTCTGGAGCGACGGCCACTACACCGGCATCTACCCCTTCGACGCCCTCCGCGAGTCATGCCCCTGA
- a CDS encoding class I SAM-dependent methyltransferase: protein MTEERTATGSGMTDNPQPSPNGGAWDAATYNTHFSFVWEFATDLLSALKPAKGEKILDIGCGTGQLTAAIAEAGSTVTGIDNDEAMVSRARQNFPGVDFAVMDARALTYANEFDAVFSNASLHWMRPPTPVVAGISRALKPGGRLIAEMGGQGNIRSIVASIRRCIAAAGYGDPGSRSPWYFPDIPSYTALLKRHGLNTAMATLFQRPTPLNGGPDGMALWLDMFASVFFEKVPPQAKPGIVNAIVEELQPTLYHGDQWVADYVRLRIIATKPP from the coding sequence GTGACTGAAGAGCGCACCGCCACGGGTTCAGGAATGACGGACAACCCCCAGCCGTCCCCAAACGGAGGCGCGTGGGATGCCGCAACCTACAACACCCACTTTTCCTTCGTCTGGGAATTCGCCACGGACCTCTTGTCAGCGCTTAAGCCCGCAAAGGGGGAGAAGATCCTGGACATCGGCTGCGGCACGGGGCAGTTGACGGCGGCCATTGCGGAAGCGGGCAGCACGGTAACAGGCATCGACAATGACGAGGCCATGGTGAGCCGCGCCCGCCAGAACTTCCCCGGCGTCGACTTTGCGGTGATGGACGCCCGGGCCCTGACCTACGCCAACGAATTCGATGCCGTGTTCTCCAACGCCTCCCTGCACTGGATGCGCCCCCCTACGCCCGTCGTCGCGGGCATCAGCCGAGCGCTCAAGCCGGGAGGCAGGCTCATCGCCGAGATGGGCGGGCAGGGCAACATTCGGTCAATCGTAGCCTCCATCCGCAGGTGCATCGCCGCCGCGGGGTACGGCGACCCGGGATCACGAAGCCCCTGGTACTTCCCCGACATCCCCTCGTACACGGCTCTCTTGAAACGCCACGGCCTCAACACCGCCATGGCCACGCTATTCCAGCGGCCCACTCCCTTGAACGGAGGCCCCGACGGCATGGCCCTTTGGCTAGACATGTTCGCCAGCGTCTTCTTCGAAAAAGTCCCACCCCAGGCAAAACCCGGAATCGTGAACGCAATCGTAGAAGAACTCCAACCCACCCTCTACCACGGCGACCAGTGGGTAGCAGACT